A stretch of the Duncaniella dubosii genome encodes the following:
- the fucI gene encoding L-fucose isomerase, with protein MNTYPKIGIRPIIDARQGGIRESLEDKTMNLAKAVANLISANLRYPDGSPVECVIADGTIGRVPEAAACAEKFEREGVGATISVTSCWCYGSETMDMHPHWPKAVWGFNGTERPGAVYLAAVLAAHAQKGLPAFGIYGHDVQDLDDNSIPADVAEKLLRFTRAALAVALMRGKSYLSVGNVAMGIAGSIVDPDFLQEYLGIRAEQVDMTEVARRITLGIYDHEEYEKAMAWTEKYCKPREGEDFKNRPEKKKTREEKDADWEFVVKMTLIIRDLMQGNPKLREMGYLEEALGHNAIAGGFQGQRQWTDFYPNGDFSEALLNTSFDWNGIREAFVFATENDCCNGIAMLFGHLLTNRAQFFSDVRTYWSPEAVKRVTGKELTGRAADGMIHLINSGATTLDGTGQVSDAEGNPMMKEPWEMTESDVEKCLGATTWYPADRDYFRGGGFSSNFLTKGGMPVTMMRLNLVKGLGPVLQIAEGWTADVDPEIMKVLDMRTDPTWPTTWFVPRLCPDRDAFKDVYSVMNNWGANHGAISYGHIGADLITLASILRIPVCMHNVEDEKIFRPAAWNAFGMDKEGSDYRACATYGPIYK; from the coding sequence ATGAACACTTACCCTAAAATCGGTATCCGTCCCATCATCGACGCTCGTCAGGGAGGCATCCGCGAAAGTCTTGAAGACAAAACAATGAATCTGGCCAAAGCCGTGGCCAACCTTATATCAGCCAACCTCCGTTATCCCGACGGTTCGCCGGTTGAATGCGTAATCGCCGACGGAACTATCGGCCGTGTGCCCGAAGCTGCGGCATGTGCGGAAAAATTCGAACGTGAAGGCGTAGGCGCGACTATCTCGGTGACATCATGCTGGTGTTACGGCTCTGAGACAATGGACATGCACCCCCACTGGCCGAAGGCCGTATGGGGATTCAACGGCACAGAACGTCCCGGCGCCGTATATCTCGCAGCCGTGCTCGCCGCCCACGCTCAGAAGGGTCTTCCCGCGTTCGGCATCTACGGACACGACGTGCAGGATCTTGACGACAACTCGATTCCCGCCGATGTGGCCGAAAAGCTCCTTCGCTTCACCCGCGCAGCCCTCGCCGTCGCTCTCATGAGAGGCAAGTCTTATCTCTCTGTCGGCAATGTTGCAATGGGTATCGCAGGTTCGATCGTAGACCCCGACTTCCTTCAGGAATATCTCGGTATCCGTGCCGAACAGGTCGACATGACCGAAGTTGCCCGCCGCATCACACTCGGCATCTATGACCACGAAGAATATGAAAAAGCAATGGCTTGGACCGAAAAATACTGCAAGCCACGCGAAGGCGAGGATTTCAAGAACCGTCCCGAAAAGAAAAAGACCCGCGAAGAAAAAGACGCTGACTGGGAATTCGTTGTGAAGATGACCCTCATCATCCGCGACCTCATGCAGGGCAATCCCAAACTCCGTGAAATGGGATATCTTGAAGAAGCACTCGGCCACAACGCAATCGCCGGCGGCTTTCAGGGTCAGCGCCAATGGACCGACTTCTATCCCAATGGTGACTTCTCCGAAGCGCTCCTCAACACTTCATTTGACTGGAACGGCATCCGCGAGGCATTTGTATTCGCTACCGAAAACGACTGCTGCAACGGCATCGCAATGCTTTTCGGCCACCTTCTGACCAACCGCGCACAGTTCTTCAGCGACGTCCGCACCTACTGGAGTCCCGAAGCAGTGAAGCGCGTTACAGGCAAGGAGCTTACAGGCCGTGCAGCCGACGGTATGATCCACCTCATCAACTCGGGCGCCACAACTCTCGACGGAACAGGACAGGTGTCTGACGCAGAGGGCAACCCGATGATGAAAGAACCGTGGGAAATGACCGAAAGCGATGTTGAAAAATGTCTCGGCGCTACCACATGGTATCCCGCTGACCGCGACTACTTCCGTGGCGGCGGCTTCTCGTCGAACTTCCTCACCAAAGGCGGAATGCCCGTGACCATGATGCGACTCAACCTCGTCAAAGGTCTCGGCCCGGTGCTACAGATTGCAGAAGGATGGACCGCCGATGTAGATCCCGAAATCATGAAGGTGCTCGACATGCGCACTGACCCGACATGGCCAACCACTTGGTTCGTGCCCCGTCTCTGCCCCGACCGCGACGCGTTCAAGGATGTATACTCAGTGATGAACAACTGGGGTGCAAACCACGGCGCGATTTCCTACGGCCACATCGGTGCCGACCTCATCACCCTCGCTTCGATCCTCCGCATCCCCGTCTGCATGCACAATGTAGAGGACGAGAAGATTTTCCGTCCTGCGGCATGGAATGCGTTCGGAATGGATAAGGAAGGTTCTGACTACCGCGCATGTGCAACCTACGGTCCTATTTATAAGTAA
- a CDS encoding vitamin B12 dependent-methionine synthase activation domain-containing protein — protein MIKRELNFEDLAIGLPEIYEQMGYGTAAPDAMTVGETDEMLACVARFVRPGFCFFVTDGKLDPDSATLTVMGRDFSVGRIISRQLRGSSRYTFFIATAGTEFEEFQHKLMDDGDMVKVFIADAIGSVIAEKAADCMEEELQRLLDPSGWRHTNRFSPGYCGWHVSGQQDLFRLFPEEKPCGVALTPSSLMTPIKSVSGVIGLGENVRKLEYSCGLCDFKQCYKRKIPSRR, from the coding sequence ATGATCAAACGCGAGCTAAATTTCGAAGACCTTGCCATCGGACTGCCTGAAATCTACGAGCAGATGGGCTATGGCACGGCTGCACCCGATGCAATGACCGTCGGAGAGACAGACGAAATGCTCGCATGTGTGGCCCGGTTCGTGCGTCCCGGCTTCTGTTTCTTCGTCACAGACGGAAAGCTCGACCCCGACAGCGCCACTCTCACCGTCATGGGCAGGGACTTCTCGGTCGGACGCATCATAAGCCGGCAACTGCGCGGTTCGTCGCGCTACACATTCTTCATCGCGACCGCCGGCACAGAGTTTGAGGAGTTCCAACACAAGCTCATGGACGACGGCGACATGGTGAAGGTGTTCATTGCCGACGCGATAGGCAGCGTGATTGCCGAAAAGGCCGCCGACTGCATGGAGGAGGAACTGCAACGCCTGCTCGATCCGTCAGGATGGCGGCACACCAACAGGTTCAGCCCGGGATATTGCGGATGGCACGTCAGCGGACAGCAGGATCTGTTCAGGCTCTTTCCGGAAGAAAAGCCCTGTGGGGTGGCGCTCACGCCGTCAAGCCTGATGACACCCATAAAATCGGTCAGCGGTGTCATCGGACTTGGTGAAAACGTAAGGAAACTGGAATACTCCTGCGGACTCTGCGATTTCAAGCAATGCTACAAACGCAAAATTCCGTCGCGCAGATAG
- a CDS encoding glycoside hydrolase family 31 protein, with protein sequence MKPTNYHLFDFLDFDVDLKRDESLWKSCSPTAVEVRDGDVLVTVPFQKQVLANDMAADESAPRENHTLIIRQYGPKITRVFMGFGEIEMTDDSEMLMLSERVVKMPLDAKFNDGEWIISTADGIRRAVINMREPLLDRWSTLLPDPQETLDLRLFPDGKREVRLAAYDHFSPPRYDALPLAYCKLDGKKERATLSFECKPDECFGGTGERFAKMDLSGQTFFLKNQDGQGVNNRRTYKNIPFYVSSRMYGTFYHTTSWCKLSLAGHSARSVQFMSDQALVDAFVIGGDSIEEIVRGYRDLTGYPTMPPLWSFGVWMSRMTYFSADEVDGICDRLREEHYPCDVIHLDTGWFRTDWLCEWKFNPERFPDPEGFLKGLRDKGFRVSLWQLPYVAKDAEQIDEARENDYIAPLTKQQASEGSNFSALDYAGTIDFTYPAATEWYKGLLKELLDMGVVCIKTDFGENIHMDAVYKGMKPELLNNLYALLYQKAAYEITKDVTGDGIVWARAAWAGCQRYPLHWGGDSCSSWDGLAGSLKGGLHFGLSGFAFWSHDVPGFHTLPNFMNSVVDDDVYVRWTQFGVFSSHIRYHGTSKREPWHYPAIAPIVKKWWKLRYGLIPYIYAESERATVSGSTLVQALIFHHPDDRTCRHIDDEYYFGDSFLVAPVMNSENRRDIYLPEGKWVNFFTGEVADGGRWLKDVEVPLDEMPVYVKYGSDIPFYPEAVDCTDQMDMAKTVSLHVDDEFKGIWNEKLFNE encoded by the coding sequence ATGAAACCGACCAATTATCATTTATTTGATTTTCTTGACTTTGACGTAGATTTAAAGCGCGACGAATCGCTATGGAAATCCTGCAGCCCGACTGCGGTAGAAGTAAGGGACGGCGATGTCCTTGTTACTGTTCCCTTTCAGAAGCAGGTGCTTGCCAACGATATGGCAGCCGATGAATCGGCTCCGCGTGAGAACCATACACTTATCATACGGCAATACGGACCGAAGATAACCCGTGTGTTCATGGGTTTCGGAGAGATTGAGATGACCGACGATTCCGAGATGCTTATGCTCAGCGAGCGTGTTGTTAAAATGCCTCTCGACGCGAAATTCAATGATGGCGAGTGGATCATATCGACAGCCGATGGCATACGCCGCGCGGTCATCAACATGCGCGAGCCGCTTCTTGACCGTTGGAGCACCTTGCTCCCCGATCCGCAGGAGACTCTTGATCTCCGGCTCTTCCCCGACGGAAAGCGTGAAGTGCGTCTTGCTGCCTACGACCATTTCTCGCCACCACGCTACGATGCACTCCCGCTTGCCTATTGCAAGCTTGACGGCAAGAAGGAGCGTGCGACTCTTTCGTTTGAATGTAAGCCCGATGAATGTTTCGGCGGTACGGGCGAGCGATTCGCCAAGATGGATCTTAGCGGTCAGACGTTTTTCCTGAAAAATCAGGATGGTCAGGGTGTCAACAACCGTCGCACATATAAAAACATCCCGTTCTATGTGTCGAGCCGCATGTATGGCACATTCTATCACACCACCTCGTGGTGTAAGCTCTCGCTTGCCGGACATTCGGCACGCTCGGTTCAGTTTATGAGCGACCAGGCGCTTGTCGATGCCTTCGTCATCGGTGGTGATTCAATCGAGGAGATTGTAAGAGGCTACCGTGACCTGACAGGCTATCCCACCATGCCACCGTTATGGAGTTTCGGAGTGTGGATGAGCCGAATGACATATTTCAGCGCCGATGAGGTCGACGGAATATGTGACCGTCTGCGTGAAGAGCACTATCCCTGCGATGTGATCCATCTCGATACAGGCTGGTTCCGCACCGACTGGCTTTGCGAGTGGAAATTCAATCCCGAGCGTTTCCCTGATCCGGAAGGATTCCTGAAGGGATTGCGCGACAAGGGATTCCGTGTGTCGCTGTGGCAGCTCCCATACGTGGCCAAGGATGCCGAACAGATTGACGAGGCTCGCGAAAACGACTATATAGCCCCGCTTACGAAGCAGCAGGCATCAGAGGGTTCGAACTTCTCGGCTCTTGACTATGCCGGAACTATTGATTTTACCTATCCTGCCGCTACCGAGTGGTACAAAGGTCTGCTTAAAGAGCTTCTCGATATGGGGGTGGTATGTATCAAGACCGACTTCGGTGAAAACATTCACATGGATGCCGTATATAAAGGTATGAAACCGGAGCTTCTCAACAATCTCTATGCGCTCCTCTATCAGAAGGCCGCATACGAGATTACAAAGGATGTGACCGGCGACGGCATCGTGTGGGCGCGTGCTGCTTGGGCCGGCTGTCAGCGTTATCCTCTCCATTGGGGCGGTGACTCATGCAGTTCGTGGGACGGTCTGGCCGGATCACTCAAGGGTGGCCTTCATTTCGGCTTGTCGGGATTCGCTTTCTGGAGTCATGACGTGCCGGGCTTCCACACTCTGCCCAACTTCATGAACTCTGTTGTTGACGATGATGTCTATGTCCGCTGGACGCAGTTCGGCGTATTCTCGTCGCATATCCGTTATCACGGCACAAGCAAGCGTGAGCCTTGGCATTATCCCGCGATTGCTCCGATTGTGAAAAAATGGTGGAAACTGCGCTACGGTCTGATTCCATACATCTATGCCGAAAGCGAGCGAGCGACCGTAAGCGGTTCGACTCTTGTGCAGGCGCTGATATTCCATCATCCCGATGATCGTACATGCCGTCACATCGACGATGAATATTATTTCGGTGACAGTTTCCTCGTCGCTCCCGTCATGAATTCAGAAAACCGTCGCGACATATATCTCCCCGAAGGCAAATGGGTGAATTTCTTTACAGGCGAAGTGGCCGATGGAGGTCGCTGGCTGAAAGATGTCGAAGTTCCACTCGACGAGATGCCTGTCTATGTTAAATATGGCAGCGACATACCGTTCTATCCCGAAGCCGTTGACTGCACCGACCAGATGGACATGGCCAAGACTGTCAGCCTCCATGTCGACGATGAATTCAAGGGTATATGGAACGAGAAACTGTTTAACGAATAA
- a CDS encoding right-handed parallel beta-helix repeat-containing protein, which produces MRFLTLLIALVLASAIGSHAGNIYVSALKGDDNAPGTVARPLKSVGEALKRAREWRRLKAKEAAGDIRIILEGGVYRQATPLFLRPEDSGTPESATVICAPKGETAVISGGVEVKGWTKGCDDPRVAGHLRDKIWVAEAPLSASRIVETRQLYVNGRKAQRASQFAPGVMERMVDFNAAGRTITVPAPSVDLSAARQLEMFVHQRWAIAILRVKDMVTDGNGNTVVSFHDPESRLEFDHPWPQPVIGGERGNSSFFFANALELLDTPGEWYQDYPSGRIYYYPVESDGDMNGAEVTIPLLETIVAVEGSRERNVGNIRFENVGFEHAAWLRPSVEGHVTLQGGFRLLDAYKLHIPGLPEKAELENQAWIARPEAAITVRHAGNIDFKDCTFRHLGATGLDYVTAVSDSEVTGCLFEDIGGTALQMGAFPDGGFETHVPYVPSVAGDICRNISVKSNIIRDATNEDWGCVGIGAGYVRDVTIADNEVSHLNYSGICVGWGWTPLESGMSNNRITGNHVHHFAAQLYDAGGIYTLSNQPGSVIAGNRIDNLIDAPYATNNRAFYIYFDEATDGYTVDGNHCPDAEFGYNRPGPKLVVGDNGPHISLDLNLPEKR; this is translated from the coding sequence ATGAGATTTTTAACTCTACTTATTGCTTTAGTGCTTGCGTCGGCTATCGGATCACATGCAGGAAATATCTATGTTTCGGCATTGAAAGGTGACGATAACGCTCCCGGAACTGTCGCCCGGCCATTGAAATCGGTGGGCGAGGCGCTGAAACGTGCACGTGAATGGCGTCGGTTGAAAGCCAAGGAAGCCGCCGGCGACATTAGGATAATACTTGAGGGTGGTGTATATCGCCAGGCCACCCCGCTTTTTTTGCGTCCCGAGGACAGCGGTACGCCTGAATCGGCCACGGTAATCTGTGCGCCGAAAGGTGAGACAGCCGTCATCAGCGGAGGTGTTGAGGTCAAAGGCTGGACAAAGGGTTGTGACGATCCGCGTGTCGCCGGACATCTGCGTGACAAAATCTGGGTTGCCGAAGCACCGCTCTCAGCCAGCCGCATAGTCGAGACCCGTCAGCTCTATGTCAACGGACGCAAGGCGCAGCGCGCTTCGCAGTTCGCACCCGGAGTAATGGAACGTATGGTTGATTTCAACGCTGCTGGCCGCACGATTACCGTTCCCGCTCCCTCTGTCGACCTGTCTGCCGCTCGACAGCTCGAAATGTTCGTCCATCAGCGCTGGGCCATAGCCATACTTCGAGTGAAAGACATGGTCACCGACGGCAACGGCAACACCGTCGTTTCGTTTCACGATCCTGAAAGCCGTCTGGAGTTCGACCACCCGTGGCCTCAGCCTGTGATTGGCGGCGAGCGTGGAAATTCATCCTTCTTCTTTGCAAATGCGCTTGAATTGCTCGATACACCCGGAGAATGGTATCAGGACTATCCTTCGGGACGAATCTATTACTATCCTGTGGAATCTGACGGCGATATGAACGGCGCGGAGGTGACAATCCCTCTGCTTGAGACCATTGTCGCGGTCGAAGGAAGCCGAGAGCGCAATGTCGGCAATATCCGTTTTGAGAATGTCGGTTTCGAGCATGCTGCATGGCTGCGCCCGTCGGTCGAAGGCCATGTGACTCTGCAGGGAGGTTTCCGGCTGCTTGATGCCTATAAGCTCCATATTCCCGGTCTTCCCGAAAAGGCCGAGCTTGAAAATCAGGCTTGGATAGCACGCCCTGAGGCGGCAATAACTGTGAGACATGCGGGCAATATCGATTTTAAGGACTGCACTTTCCGTCATCTCGGGGCTACCGGGCTTGACTATGTGACAGCCGTGAGTGATTCGGAAGTCACAGGATGCCTCTTTGAAGACATCGGCGGCACTGCCTTGCAGATGGGAGCTTTCCCCGATGGCGGTTTCGAGACCCATGTACCCTATGTTCCGTCTGTTGCCGGCGATATATGCCGCAACATCAGTGTGAAATCCAACATTATCCGCGACGCGACAAACGAGGACTGGGGATGTGTGGGCATCGGTGCGGGCTATGTAAGGGATGTGACGATAGCCGACAATGAAGTCTCTCATCTGAACTATTCAGGCATTTGCGTGGGGTGGGGGTGGACTCCTCTTGAAAGCGGAATGTCGAACAACCGCATTACCGGCAACCATGTACACCATTTCGCCGCCCAGCTCTATGACGCGGGAGGTATATACACTCTTTCCAACCAGCCCGGTTCAGTGATAGCCGGCAACCGTATAGACAATCTGATTGATGCCCCTTATGCGACAAACAACAGGGCTTTCTATATTTATTTTGACGAAGCTACCGACGGTTATACCGTTGATGGCAATCATTGTCCTGATGCTGAGTTCGGTTATAACCGTCCAGGTCCGAAGCTTGTTGTCGGTGACAACGGTCCGCATATCAGCCTTGATTTGAATCTGCCTGAGAAGCGCTGA